CGTTACAGGCATATTGTTACTTGCAACAAATGCAATTCTATCACCTGAAAACATATCGGTCTCTTCAATCAATCGCCGGGCACAAATTGCCATAACATCATCCTCATCAAGAGCGATAATATCTCCTTTTGAAACCGGACGAGCAGTTTTATTTAGTGTAGTAAAGAGTCTACGCGTTCTCTCGAGCCCTTTCTTGGTTTCTTTATGGGAAACAAATATTACAGAAAGCTCATCAAATGGATCATGATCCAATCCGTCTTTCATAGCCTTCTTGATGCCTGCAAGCCGGTGCTGACCATCCAAAGCAAACAACTTTTCATCACCTTTAAGTGTCAAGAATCCAATAGATCCAATTGTTTCCTCATCGAGATTTTCTAATTCAGGCTTACCAGACCTATTTCTAACATCTGACAGACCGTGCCAATTAGGCTGACCTCCGTATGTAGCAATAACCAGCGAATTAAAAAAACGCTCTTTTTGTGTTTTCAAATAATTGGAAATTTGCTCACTACGTCCACGTTTTAATCGCCTTTGAATCATGTCCGAAAGATGTTTGTTTTGATGTATTTCGTCAGCATAGTGAACTCTCCTCGCTAATTCATCCATACTCATAAGACACGAATAATAAACCCAGTCCCCCATAAGACCGCGCAAGGCTGGTAGGGCAATTTCATTTAGCTTTCTAACTTCATTCATCGGAAAGCCCTTCTTTTCATTTTAATTTCCGCATCTAGATCCCCCTCTGAGAAAGGTGGCATAAATGCAGTATTTAATTGTTTTTCAAGCAGTTCCAAATCTTCAGAAGTAACTTCATTACCAATCGGTGCAAAGTAAAACCTTAAAACCTGATGCCAGTGCCCAATCATTCTTGCGATCCTCGCTCGCTTTTTGACTTTTTTCACATTCAGATAATCTTTGTATCGCGTTCTCAGAGATCGATTAGAGCCCTTTCCAGCTATCCCAATATATAAAATATAACCATGCGGAGGCAGAACATCATTTTCGTGGCATATTGAAAATGCATAGATACCTCTTTGGTCATTAGGAACTTTATCGAGCTCCTCATCACCATAACAAATTGACTCCCACTTAAGGCTTTTCAATTGATAATGATCGGACATCAATTTCATAGGTGGCACAGAAATATTAAGAAAATATTTTCCGACTTCTTCAGTCGCTTCATTGGCAAAATCTATAATTTCATCAAGGTCCAAAAACATTTCTCCTCAAGTGAATAGTCATTAATAATTCCGTATTAGAGTGATTATACATTTTTCCCTGATTTATCTGACCAAATTTGCATGCTATCGGTCGGCGTTGCAAAAATGTAGACAATTGCACTCTCTATTATGGTGCTAAAGAGTATTGATAGGCAAGCGTTGGCTCCAAAATCAAGGACGAGATGTCGCTGATAATTAAATTTATTGTTCGTAGCCACTTGGGTATTACATCTTCTAACAGGCCGGTCGTCACCCTGTGCGACAGGCTGATGACAGTCTGACACAATTATGATTTTTCACCCTGTTTTCGAGTGAATGACGGGCTGACAGAACCCCCCGTCTGACACCATGCCTGACAGCCTGTCAGGGGGCTGACAATACAAAAATGACGGTACGACAGGGATGTTCCATATGATTGTTTTTTCGCTTAAGAAAGCGGATTCGACTGGTTGTCACCCCCCTCTGACACATGACAGGGCGTCTGACACCCTGCAGAGTGGGTGACAGAAAAAGTTGGCATCCTGTCAGGTTTCGCGCTATCCTGACGCAGTCTTATTTTGTCATCCCGTCAGCACCATGTCAGTCTCACCCCCCACTGGTTATCTCACCAAGAAAGAGATCGAAGAAGAGTTCCATCGCTCTCATCGTTCGTTGACCCGAGACTTCAGTCAGGCGGTCAGAGTAGGGGACTCGGACATTCTCCGGAACCTCAAACTCAGGACCGATGATGGTAAGGAGTTTGAGGGGACTAAAGTGACGCTGGAACTGATTCAAGAGCTCTCCAATCAGGGACTCTCGCCGACTTGGTATGCCCGGCGTGAATGGGTCCAGGAACATTACGGAAAAGAGTCGGCAAAAAAACAGAAAAAACAATCTGAGCAGGAAGAGAAACCAGCGACAGCAGAGAGACTAATCTCCACCTCAACGGACAACGAATTGATTACTACTTTGAGATCACATATCACCCGCCTGGAGCAGGAGAATGATCGAAGATCCGATGAGCATCAGCAGGACAAGCAGGCGTTCATGGAACAGATCAAAATGTTCAAGGACATGTTCGACACACTGAAGGAAGATCACACCGATACGAAAGAACTTCTCAAAGAAGTGCATCAGGTGATGGGGAAGTTTGCGGATGTCAGCCTGCTTGGATCTCAGAGAGAGGCACCAGTTGATGACTCCCCAAAGCGTGAGACACCATCCGGGCAAGATGTGCTTATTGATCTTAGAAATGACGCGGCAGTGGATGCGGTCGTTGTGGATGAGCCGAAGAAGACAAAGAAAGGTTCTGCAAAACAGGGGATTAAGAAAAATACTAAGAAGAAACCAGCACGCGTCACAAAACCGAAAGGTGCAGCTGCTCCGAAAACAAAGCCATCTGCCAAGGCCAAACCGAAGTCACCCAAGTGGTACGAGACTCCGACATTGAACCGTTTCATTTCCAGAAAACCACGTAAATGAAATTCAACGGATTTGAACATCTGACGGCCAATTATCTCTACTGCCCCAATCAGTTTTTTGATGTCTGCCTGCCACATCATTCTCGGGGCACGGTTCGACTGGTGGCTTATCTGTTACGAAAAACACTGGGTTGGCTCGATAGAGAAGGAAATCCCATCGAACAGGAGATCAGCATCTCGTATCGAGACCTCATCAACGAAGCGGGAATCAGTCGAGGAGCGATTCGCAAAGCATTGGACGAGGCGGTTACGGCTGGATTTATCATTTGTATCCAACCGGGGAAGGCAAATGGGAACAATCAGGCAGCGGAAACGGCTCAATATGCACTTCGCTGGGATGCCGACAATGATTATGCGAAGACCCCTGAAGCATTCAACGGTTTCTTTGTGGGAGAAGGATATCGCACGCCGATTCCGAACAGTTTTTTCGATCTGATTGTAAGGCAGGAGACACTGGCAGTGGTGAAGGTGGTTGGGACAGTTTTGCGCCATACGGTGGGTTATCAGAACCAGTTTGGGGGACGACGTCAAATTGCTCCGCTTTCGTACAGCTATATTCAGAAATATGTGAATCTGAGTGATCGATCGACTCTCAGTGCAGCGATTCAGCACGCGATCGAGACGGGTTATATTCACTGTGTCCAGAAAGGGGGCATTGATCCCAGTCACACTACACGACGTCCCTCTACCTATGCCATTCGTTGGCATGAGCAAGCCCATCGTGAGGTGAGCGGTTCAAAAACCAGACCAGCGATTCGACAACGGTACAAAATCCAGACCAGTAACGGTTCAGAAACCCGACCAGCCGAACGGTTCAAAAATCAGACTGAAGAAAAGCCACAAGAAAATAACACTGACAAACAACAAAACAAACCAACTGTTGTTGCTGTTGAAAATTTGGAATCATTTCAGTTACTGCAACACGCAGGATTTGATGACGAGATCGCCAGAGATTTATCCCAGAAGAGGGGATTGGAAGAAATCCAACAACAGATCGAGTGGTTATCCCATCGAAATCCGGATCGCAATTCACTGGGCATGTTACGACGAGCCATTGAAGGGAACTGGTTGAAACCAGATTCCCTGCTCATCAAAGAAAAGAAACAGCAACATTTTCAGAGCAATCATACAGAGCCTGTAGAGGCTGAGAT
This window of the Gimesia fumaroli genome carries:
- a CDS encoding DGQHR domain-containing protein, whose translation is MNEVRKLNEIALPALRGLMGDWVYYSCLMSMDELARRVHYADEIHQNKHLSDMIQRRLKRGRSEQISNYLKTQKERFFNSLVIATYGGQPNWHGLSDVRNRSGKPELENLDEETIGSIGFLTLKGDEKLFALDGQHRLAGIKKAMKDGLDHDPFDELSVIFVSHKETKKGLERTRRLFTTLNKTARPVSKGDIIALDEDDVMAICARRLIEETDMFSGDRIAFVASNNMPVTNTTSLTTIGNLYDILTILFADVQSDLKKKRAELQRVRPSNEELAAYFEYAKSLFNLLRKYFDELDEFFKSKNSSNVVKKYRGSHGGSVLFRPIGLEVLMRVIVILSKDMTLKESVKLISKLPKDLNEPPYEWLMWDSSKKTISNAHKVTLRETLLYLIGKSKFKDSTLLERYQKDTGDNSVELPEKIM